From a region of the Leucoraja erinacea ecotype New England chromosome 6, Leri_hhj_1, whole genome shotgun sequence genome:
- the LOC129698247 gene encoding uncharacterized protein LOC129698247, whose amino-acid sequence MSLHCYADDTQLYLPLKPNNRSNLLNLIHCLEDIKCWMAKNFLHLNESKSEVILLGPSDSIKNIAGSIGSVTPLLKPHVKNLGVIFDSALKFDKQVNAVVKASFFQLRKIAKIKQFLQFDALEKIIHTFISSRLDYCNSLYIGISQSSLSRLQLVQNAPARLLTGTRKRDHITPILASLHWLPVQFRINFKILLYVYKALNGLAPTYIKSLLTHHTTSRSLRSADLGLLNIPRSRHKLRGDRAFAVAAPRLWNSIPLPIRTAPSINSFKSRLKTHLYSQAFLDIL is encoded by the coding sequence aTGTCCTtacattgctacgcagacgatacacaactctatctccccctgaagcccaacaaccgatcaaatctgcttaaccttatccactgcctcgaggatataaagtgttggatggccaaGAACTTCCTCCatctaaacgagagtaagtctgaggtcatccttctcggcccctcggactcaatcaaaaatATAGCAGGAAGCATTGGAAGcgttaccccattactcaaaccccacgtcaaaaaccttggcgtgatatttgactcagcattgaaatttgacaaacaagtcaatgccgtggtaaaagctagcttcttccagcttcggaagatagctaaaataaaacaattcctccagtttgatgccctcgaaaagatcatccacacatttatctcctcccgcctagattactgcaactccctttacattggcatcagccaatcttccctgtcccgcttgcaactggtccaaaacgccccagcgagactcctgacgggcacccgaaaaagggaccacatcaccccgatcctggcctctctccactggctccctgtgcagttccgaataaatttcaagatccttctttatgtttacaaagcccttaacgggcttgcccccacatacatcaaaagtctgcttacccaccacaccacctccaggtccctcagatcggccgacttggggttactgaacatcccgcggtctaggcataagctcaggggcgaccgagcctttgcggttgcagctcctagactgtggaacagcatccctcttcccatcagaactgccccctccatcaactcttttaagtcgagacttaaaactcatctttactctcaagcctttcttgacatcctctga